Proteins from one Periplaneta americana isolate PAMFEO1 chromosome 6, P.americana_PAMFEO1_priV1, whole genome shotgun sequence genomic window:
- the LOC138701498 gene encoding uncharacterized protein isoform X2, giving the protein MGHEFSGVVSSVGPDVKHIKKGDNVVVDPNSGCLTCDACHNGNYHYCTGSGIDKSTGTYKDGGWAEYCLVPADQVHKLSDNITLEQAGLTEPLSCVSHGWDRIIPIPVGSRILILGAGIIGNLWASVLHLQGHRRVVVSEPQEARRKLLAKLETGYDIIAPEELKTRKAKDLSWGVDLVIDCSGNAPAMEEALSFINSGGTFCIFGVSPPGTMMSVSPYALYKNELKIIAVKVNPFSFPKALGWIEAMGSRYLQYDKLGIKTYSLSQYEEAFKALKEGTVAKAMFKM; this is encoded by the exons ATGGGTCATGAGTTCAGTGGAGTTGTGTCGTCTGTGGGACCAGATGTGAAGCACATCAAGAAAGGCGACAATGTGGTTGTGGATCCAAACAG TGGTTGCCTAACATGTGATGCTTGCCACAATGGTAACTACCACTACTGCACTGGCAGTGGGATTGACAAGTCCACAGGGACCTACAAGGATGGAGGTTGGGCGGAATACTGTCTCGTGCCTGCAGACCAGGTACACAAACTATCCGACAACATCACGCTTGAACAAG CTGGACTCACGGAGCCACTGTCCTGTGTGTCCCATGGATGGGATCGTATCATTCCTATTCCTGTGGGATCCAGGATCCTGATTCTTGGGGCAGGTATCATCGGCAACCTTTGGGCCAGTGTCCTACATCTTCAAGGCCATCGTAGAGTGGTAGTGAGTGAGCCACAAGAAGCACGCAGAAAGTTGCTGGCAAAATTGG aaactggCTATGACATAATCGCACCCGAGGAACTGAAAACTCGTAAAGCCAAAGACCTCAGCTGGGGTGTAGATCTTGTGATTGATTGCAGTGGCAATGCTCCAGCCATGGAGGAAGCCCTGAGTTTCATCAATTCCGGGGGCACATTCTGTATCTTTGGAGTGTCACCTCCAGGAACTATGATGAG TGTGTCTCCATATGCGCTGTACAAAAATGAGCTGAAGATCATTGCTGTTAAAGTCAACCCATTCAGCTTCCCTAAGGCTCTGGGCTGGATAGAAGCGATGGGTTCTAG ATACCTGCAATATGATAAACTTGGGATCAAGACATACTCATTAAGCCAATATGAGGAAGCATTCAAAGCTCTCAAAGAGGGAACTGTGGCAAAGGCAATGTTCAAAATGTAG